A portion of the Liberibacter crescens BT-1 genome contains these proteins:
- a CDS encoding helix-turn-helix transcriptional regulator — protein sequence MTQQQSTESKVPTSDTSTGKRLSSQLDVFSRLTLLQKKIRASNFILYTIQYVHNVPRRQRLIRELGNYDSSKENIPDILVEAYGDQLLLHFDRELLPITWSKIKETKFSKLPEHFSMNLEGGILPVSGIAFPVRLGFLSGNGYIVFTADHIKLSNEVIIEAHGECFQMMIDFLEFSKRRTMSNRNLTDREIACLQLAGDGYISEEIADKLDLSIHTVNVYLGSATVKLDAVNRVQAIAKAMKLGYIY from the coding sequence ATGACACAACAACAATCTACTGAATCAAAAGTACCTACTAGTGACACAAGTACAGGAAAAAGATTATCAAGTCAACTAGATGTTTTTTCAAGGTTAACTCTTTTACAAAAGAAGATACGTGCATCTAACTTTATTCTTTATACGATTCAATATGTTCATAATGTCCCAAGGCGTCAACGTCTTATTCGTGAGCTTGGAAATTATGATTCATCAAAAGAGAACATTCCAGATATTTTAGTTGAAGCTTATGGAGATCAACTTCTTCTTCATTTTGACCGTGAGCTTTTGCCTATAACTTGGAGTAAGATAAAGGAAACAAAATTTTCTAAATTACCTGAGCATTTTTCTATGAACTTAGAGGGGGGAATTCTGCCTGTTTCTGGCATTGCTTTTCCTGTGCGTTTAGGTTTTTTGTCTGGAAATGGATATATTGTATTCACTGCAGATCACATTAAACTGAGTAACGAAGTCATTATTGAGGCACATGGAGAATGTTTCCAGATGATGATAGATTTTCTGGAATTTTCTAAACGACGTACTATGTCAAATAGAAATTTAACAGATCGTGAGATTGCTTGCTTACAGTTAGCAGGTGATGGATATATAAGTGAAGAAATTGCCGATAAATTAGATTTATCTATACATACCGTTAATGTGTATCTTGGTTCAGCGACAGTTAAACTTGATGCTGTTAATCGTGTGCAAGCAATTGCTAAAGCTATGAAGCTTGGTTATATATACTAG
- a CDS encoding EscU/YscU/HrcU family type III secretion system export apparatus switch protein, with translation MSEDNNKDNKTEAPSTTKVQDAIDKGNVPISRELALFTSVLGFLIYLSFFIPSSIINLAVDLRSFFEKSEQWELNNNADVLAILMKLTLNSSKLVIPCFLLLMIFNISAYLIQKCPSVNFDKLKPSLNKLSIYKGWKRIYSINNLIDFTKIFLKIIVISIFITLSLKDNFSQIPGFMSSDPFWILKEVYIIIQEILIVILLFMACLTALDLYWTYYNWYSQLKMSKEEIKEETKLHQGNPLVKSRQRSIAFNRAKNRMIKAVSSATLVITNPTHYSLALRYKREENDAPVMLAKGKNLIALKIREVAEQNNIPIFEDPILARSLFKQVPINKAIPPVFYKAVAQLIHKIYSKKLN, from the coding sequence GTGTCTGAGGACAATAATAAAGATAATAAAACAGAAGCTCCTTCTACAACAAAAGTTCAGGATGCTATTGATAAAGGAAATGTGCCTATCTCACGTGAGTTAGCACTCTTTACTTCAGTATTAGGTTTCCTGATATATTTATCATTTTTTATTCCTTCAAGCATCATTAATCTTGCAGTAGATTTACGTAGTTTTTTTGAAAAATCAGAGCAATGGGAATTAAACAATAACGCAGATGTATTAGCTATTCTCATGAAACTTACTCTGAATTCTTCAAAACTAGTTATTCCTTGTTTTCTGTTACTAATGATATTCAATATTAGTGCTTACTTAATTCAAAAGTGTCCTTCTGTAAATTTTGACAAGTTAAAACCTAGTCTTAATAAACTATCAATCTATAAAGGTTGGAAACGGATCTACAGTATTAATAATCTCATTGATTTTACAAAAATATTCTTAAAAATAATTGTTATTAGTATCTTTATTACACTATCATTAAAAGACAACTTTTCTCAGATACCGGGTTTTATGTCCTCGGATCCTTTTTGGATTTTGAAAGAAGTGTATATAATAATACAAGAGATTTTAATTGTAATATTACTATTTATGGCTTGTCTAACTGCTCTTGATTTATATTGGACATACTATAATTGGTATTCTCAATTAAAAATGAGTAAAGAAGAAATCAAAGAAGAAACAAAACTACATCAAGGGAACCCTTTAGTTAAAAGTCGCCAACGATCTATTGCGTTTAATAGAGCAAAAAACAGAATGATAAAAGCGGTATCAAGCGCAACACTTGTTATTACTAACCCAACTCACTACTCTTTAGCACTGCGTTATAAACGCGAAGAAAACGATGCACCCGTGATGCTTGCTAAAGGTAAAAATCTAATAGCTCTGAAAATTAGAGAAGTTGCCGAACAAAATAACATACCTATATTTGAAGACCCTATTTTAGCACGATCTTTATTTAAACAAGTGCCCATTAACAAAGCAATTCCACCAGTCTTTTATAAGGCTGTCGCACAATTGATTCATAAGATTTACTCTAAAAAATTAAATTAA
- a CDS encoding flagellar motor switch protein FliG — MAFSDFYKENSQRPLNQIDKATAILLTMSKETSVQLLKHFSKDELQAIINSAQSLPEIPPDELMHIVNEFENLFIEGIGLTENAKTIESILKEGLSKNEVDNLLRQQESVETSEVSVWYRLKTVNPVLIGKFLLNEHPQTAAYILSMLPSDLGAKVFLQFPDTKHADIMKRTVNLREVSPYAVKIIENRISKILLEVEANSGTSGSEKIANIINELEKSQVDTLLKSLETLSKEAFDKVRPKVFLFEDLITIPSPSLSTLLNNIPIETLITALYSTSTELREYILNSTSIRQRRIIESEISINTQYVNPQAISIAQRIILQEAIRLEKEGKFEMKKQ, encoded by the coding sequence ATGGCCTTTAGTGATTTCTACAAAGAAAACTCACAAAGACCTTTAAATCAAATAGATAAAGCAACAGCCATTCTTTTAACAATGTCCAAGGAAACGTCTGTGCAGCTATTAAAACATTTTAGCAAGGATGAATTACAGGCAATCATTAATTCAGCTCAATCTCTGCCTGAAATTCCACCCGACGAACTCATGCACATTGTGAATGAATTTGAAAACCTGTTTATAGAAGGAATTGGTCTGACAGAAAATGCTAAAACTATAGAAAGTATACTAAAAGAGGGTTTAAGCAAAAATGAGGTAGATAATCTACTGAGACAACAAGAATCTGTTGAAACTTCTGAAGTCTCAGTATGGTATCGTCTTAAAACAGTTAATCCTGTTTTAATAGGAAAATTCCTACTTAATGAGCATCCTCAAACTGCTGCCTATATACTTTCTATGCTTCCGAGTGATCTCGGAGCTAAGGTTTTCCTACAATTTCCAGATACAAAACATGCTGATATCATGAAACGTACTGTTAATCTTAGAGAAGTCAGTCCTTATGCAGTAAAAATTATTGAAAATCGTATTTCAAAAATACTTTTAGAAGTTGAGGCTAATTCTGGCACTAGTGGATCTGAAAAAATTGCTAATATTATTAATGAACTTGAAAAATCACAGGTTGACACTTTACTGAAATCATTAGAAACTCTTAGTAAAGAAGCATTTGATAAAGTTCGCCCTAAAGTTTTTCTTTTTGAAGATCTCATTACGATACCTTCACCTAGTTTATCAACTTTACTCAATAACATTCCAATTGAAACTCTAATAACAGCTCTTTACAGCACTTCAACGGAGCTCCGAGAATATATACTTAACTCTACAAGTATACGTCAACGCCGTATTATTGAATCTGAGATCTCCATCAATACGCAATATGTTAATCCACAAGCAATATCTATTGCACAACGTATCATTTTACAGGAAGCAATACGCCTTGAAAAAGAAGGAAAATTTGAAATGAAAAAACAATAA
- the fliN gene encoding flagellar motor switch protein FliN: MVINKTPHNSLDENPTNSEKDLNDMRTPLEQQEKIDTNMPSLELSAEHKLKEFNAQNNKDFNKDSSPVPETPLPLNSLSNSNLEMIMDIPINMQIILGSCRMQISSLMNLSEGAIITLDKRIDEPVDIAVNDRKIAKGEITILENNDAHFGIKLIEILNSN, encoded by the coding sequence ATGGTTATTAACAAAACTCCCCATAATTCTTTAGATGAAAATCCAACAAATTCCGAAAAAGATTTGAATGATATGCGTACTCCTTTAGAACAACAAGAAAAAATAGATACAAATATGCCTTCTCTTGAATTAAGCGCAGAACATAAACTTAAAGAATTTAATGCTCAAAACAACAAAGATTTTAATAAAGATAGCTCTCCTGTGCCAGAAACACCTCTACCTCTCAATAGCTTATCTAACTCCAATCTTGAAATGATAATGGATATTCCTATAAACATGCAAATTATACTTGGTTCATGTCGCATGCAAATTTCTAGCCTCATGAATTTGTCTGAAGGAGCTATTATAACTCTTGATAAACGTATTGATGAACCAGTTGATATTGCTGTCAATGATCGAAAAATTGCAAAAGGAGAAATTACAATTTTAGAAAATAATGACGCACATTTTGGAATAAAATTAATAGAAATTTTAAACAGTAATTAA
- a CDS encoding FliM/FliN family flagellar motor switch protein has translation MHRKNSCNDVISVSPILLARLTGKIGDKKIIEKKSLEFGQLYKHYLPKVLKKETDIHIELAYIGYKSGKFHELISFLEGNFSLCTVSQPNCFSYLMIACGNHFIIALLEKLLSAEQSTIETLPNRPLSIIETDLAKLILNKMSSVLSLCTSQLTDLKYHFEGSATFKDLIQKENQEHNEFSAAINMEIILDGIRTPFILIIPQEKLLKISLTSFNSNQQKINHKTKLSNQFIKQVNQLDVYIEARIELQTITPRNILHLSVGDVIPFMDKDDVSVIINANGKEIYSCELGRTGDNYTVRIKNKISLDEKT, from the coding sequence ATGCATAGAAAAAATTCTTGCAATGATGTTATATCTGTTTCTCCGATCTTGTTGGCTCGTCTTACTGGAAAGATTGGGGACAAGAAAATTATTGAAAAAAAATCTTTAGAATTTGGACAACTGTATAAGCATTATTTACCTAAAGTTTTAAAAAAAGAAACCGATATACATATCGAATTAGCCTACATTGGCTATAAGTCTGGAAAGTTTCACGAACTTATTTCTTTTCTCGAAGGAAATTTTTCTCTATGCACTGTATCCCAACCTAATTGCTTTTCTTATTTAATGATTGCCTGTGGTAATCATTTCATCATAGCGTTACTCGAAAAGCTCTTAAGTGCAGAACAAAGCACTATTGAAACTCTACCAAATCGCCCTCTTTCAATTATTGAAACAGATTTAGCAAAACTAATATTAAATAAAATGTCTAGTGTTCTAAGTTTATGCACCAGTCAATTAACAGATCTCAAGTATCACTTCGAAGGCTCTGCTACTTTTAAGGATCTTATCCAGAAAGAAAATCAGGAACATAACGAATTTTCAGCAGCAATTAATATGGAGATAATATTAGATGGAATACGGACACCCTTCATATTAATTATTCCACAAGAAAAATTGCTAAAAATTTCCTTAACATCATTTAATTCAAATCAACAAAAAATAAATCATAAAACAAAATTGAGCAATCAATTTATAAAACAAGTCAATCAACTTGATGTGTATATAGAAGCACGAATAGAACTACAGACAATTACACCTAGAAATATTTTACACTTATCCGTAGGTGACGTCATTCCTTTTATGGATAAAGATGATGTCAGTGTAATTATAAATGCAAATGGAAAAGAAATATACAGTTGTGAACTTGGACGCACAGGAGACAATTATACAGTTCGCATAAAAAATAAAATTAGCCTTGATGAAAAAACATAA
- the motA gene encoding flagellar motor stator protein MotA — protein MNIIIGLFVTIGCILGGFMAMGGNIAVLIQPFEFLIIGGAGIGGFIMANPMKVIKDSGKALLEIFTHSVPKERHYLDLLRVLYSLMNDLRSKPLHEVEFNIDHPNESPVFKSTPTVINNKELMTFICDYVRIIMIGNARSYEIEALMDEEINTIIHEKLKPYYAILAMGESFPAIGIVGAVLGIVKAMANINQSPQILGGLIGASLTGTMLGIVLSYSICNPLVSQIKIVRSKQYRLYFIIKQTLIAYMNGSMPQLAIEYGRKTIALDERPSIDAVEMEMLNFNENKKVS, from the coding sequence ATGAATATCATCATAGGATTATTTGTAACGATTGGGTGTATCCTTGGTGGATTTATGGCGATGGGGGGGAATATAGCCGTACTCATACAACCATTTGAATTTTTGATTATTGGAGGCGCAGGAATTGGTGGTTTCATCATGGCAAATCCAATGAAAGTTATAAAAGATTCCGGAAAAGCCTTACTAGAAATTTTTACGCATAGTGTTCCTAAAGAAAGACACTATCTTGATCTGTTAAGAGTCCTTTACTCTTTAATGAATGATTTGCGATCAAAGCCTCTCCATGAAGTTGAATTTAATATAGATCATCCAAATGAATCGCCTGTTTTTAAATCCACACCTACAGTAATTAATAACAAAGAATTGATGACTTTCATATGTGATTATGTACGGATAATCATGATCGGGAATGCCCGTAGTTATGAAATTGAGGCCTTAATGGACGAAGAAATCAATACTATCATCCATGAAAAGTTGAAGCCATACTATGCTATCTTGGCCATGGGAGAATCATTTCCCGCTATAGGTATCGTTGGTGCCGTTCTTGGAATTGTGAAAGCTATGGCAAACATCAACCAATCCCCACAAATTTTAGGAGGATTAATTGGAGCATCTTTAACGGGAACAATGCTTGGTATTGTTCTATCTTATTCGATATGTAACCCTCTCGTATCCCAAATAAAAATTGTACGCTCTAAACAGTATCGACTTTATTTCATTATTAAACAGACATTAATTGCTTATATGAATGGTTCAATGCCACAGCTAGCAATTGAATATGGGCGCAAGACAATTGCATTAGATGAACGTCCTTCTATTGATGCCGTTGAAATGGAAATGCTGAATTTTAATGAAAACAAGAAAGTATCGTAG
- the flgF gene encoding flagellar basal-body rod protein FlgF, with product MQAALNVSLSAQIALERRLTTIADNVANMSTAGFHTTQVKFMEVLQDMKNNVGTKISFVSQGSEYLSTHTGDIIKTGNPLDFALKGNVWFALQSPQGMILTRDGRFKIEKNGELVSLAGYPVLDITNMPIHLHQKDKNFEVYSDGTLYQSGKNVGVLGFYSADLSGGFIRHNNSGFVPKEEPLQVLERSYISVKQGYIEQSNTNSIHEISKLIRIQNEFENISSVINNSESSLLEAIKIFSS from the coding sequence ATGCAAGCAGCTCTTAATGTTTCGCTTTCTGCGCAGATAGCGTTAGAGCGTCGATTGACTACAATTGCAGATAACGTAGCGAATATGAGTACAGCAGGCTTTCATACTACTCAGGTAAAATTCATGGAAGTTCTTCAAGACATGAAAAATAATGTGGGCACCAAGATTTCTTTTGTGTCTCAAGGGAGTGAGTATCTTTCTACCCATACAGGGGATATTATAAAAACTGGGAATCCATTAGATTTTGCCTTGAAAGGTAATGTCTGGTTTGCGCTCCAAAGTCCACAGGGTATGATTTTAACGCGTGACGGGCGTTTCAAGATTGAAAAAAATGGAGAGCTCGTTTCATTGGCAGGGTATCCAGTTCTTGATATCACGAATATGCCTATTCATCTTCATCAAAAAGATAAAAACTTTGAAGTTTATTCTGATGGAACACTTTATCAAAGTGGAAAAAACGTTGGAGTACTTGGATTTTATTCTGCTGATTTATCAGGAGGGTTTATCCGTCATAACAACAGTGGTTTTGTTCCTAAAGAAGAACCATTGCAGGTTTTAGAACGCTCATATATTTCAGTGAAGCAAGGATACATAGAACAGTCAAACACTAATTCTATTCATGAGATAAGTAAACTTATTCGCATACAAAATGAATTTGAAAACATAAGTTCAGTAATTAACAATAGTGAAAGCTCATTATTAGAAGCCATCAAGATTTTTTCCAGCTGA
- a CDS encoding FliI/YscN family ATPase, with translation MPKGKLNQLARLTEEYAQKVLIHGGYVRSILSGYYTVSGLSKHVCLGDFVVHKGREFNNLGQVMRVELDFICVCPLEVSKPISLGDLVLFQGPFKIAPTSSWCGRVINALGEAIDGRPALEKGRSIMSISSNAPLSMNRQRVERGFKTGIRVIDIFTPFCHGQRLGVFSGSGVGKSTLLSMLVHVNTFDKIVIALVGERGREVREFIEDVLGNDLENFVIVVATGDESPILRRMAPLTSVTIAEYFCSQGDNVLLIIDSITRFSHAIRELAMSSGELPVARGYPPSVFTELSRLLERTGPGIEGKGNITAIVSILVDGDNHNDPISDSVRGILDGHIVLKRSLAEEGRYPPVDPLASISRLAHKVWNLEESQLVSRLKLLISRFEETRDFRLVGGYRSGVDLDLDIAVQQVPVIYEFLKQLPNQDLSSDAFSDMAMILKAQ, from the coding sequence GTGCCGAAAGGGAAATTGAATCAATTAGCACGCTTAACTGAAGAATATGCTCAAAAAGTTCTTATTCATGGGGGATATGTTCGGAGTATTTTATCTGGGTATTATACAGTATCAGGTTTATCAAAACATGTATGTCTAGGCGATTTTGTAGTTCATAAAGGACGTGAATTTAACAATTTAGGTCAGGTAATGCGTGTTGAGTTGGATTTTATTTGCGTATGTCCTCTGGAGGTTAGTAAACCAATAAGTCTGGGTGATTTAGTATTATTTCAGGGACCTTTTAAGATTGCTCCAACCAGTTCCTGGTGTGGTCGTGTTATCAATGCATTAGGTGAAGCTATTGATGGTAGACCTGCTTTGGAAAAAGGAAGGTCAATTATGTCAATTTCTTCCAATGCTCCACTTTCAATGAATCGACAGCGAGTAGAGAGAGGATTTAAAACAGGAATACGTGTTATCGATATTTTTACTCCTTTTTGTCATGGACAACGCCTTGGTGTTTTTTCTGGCTCGGGAGTTGGAAAGTCGACTTTGTTATCAATGCTCGTGCATGTCAATACTTTTGATAAGATTGTTATTGCTCTTGTAGGTGAACGTGGTCGTGAGGTTCGTGAATTTATAGAAGATGTTCTTGGGAATGATCTGGAAAACTTTGTAATAGTCGTTGCAACTGGTGATGAGAGTCCTATTCTTCGTAGAATGGCTCCACTTACTTCAGTCACGATTGCTGAATATTTTTGTTCTCAAGGAGATAATGTATTATTAATTATAGACAGTATTACAAGATTTTCTCATGCTATCCGTGAGCTTGCAATGAGTTCTGGTGAATTACCTGTAGCTCGAGGATACCCCCCTTCAGTATTTACTGAATTATCCCGTCTTTTAGAGAGAACTGGACCTGGAATAGAGGGTAAAGGGAATATTACAGCAATCGTTTCCATTTTAGTTGATGGAGATAATCACAATGACCCAATTTCTGATAGTGTACGTGGTATTCTTGATGGTCATATTGTTTTAAAGCGTTCTCTAGCAGAAGAGGGGCGTTATCCTCCTGTAGATCCACTCGCTTCTATTTCCCGATTAGCACATAAGGTGTGGAATTTAGAGGAATCACAACTTGTTTCTCGTCTAAAGTTACTTATTTCTCGATTTGAGGAGACACGGGATTTTCGCCTTGTAGGGGGATATCGCTCTGGAGTTGATTTGGATCTTGATATAGCAGTTCAACAGGTACCTGTTATCTATGAATTTTTAAAACAATTGCCTAATCAAGATCTTTCTTCTGATGCTTTTTCTGATATGGCTATGATATTGAAAGCACAATAA
- a CDS encoding DUF4354 family protein — protein MKKSYLLLYPICFLFSIAASSVPPEVIVYAKQKETGSIFSPHKFTYTKDFDVTVVNFSQGEIDLSKYCFKAMLGMKEFNVDTIDEKLASKKLKNGERLRGVVVFSSNNSDVTQANIVQLTDKCKKN, from the coding sequence ATGAAAAAATCGTATTTATTATTATATCCTATCTGTTTTTTGTTTTCAATTGCAGCTTCTTCTGTACCTCCAGAAGTTATTGTATATGCTAAACAAAAAGAAACAGGAAGTATTTTTAGTCCACACAAGTTTACTTATACAAAAGATTTCGATGTCACTGTAGTTAACTTTTCTCAAGGAGAGATTGATCTCTCTAAGTATTGTTTTAAAGCCATGCTAGGAATGAAAGAATTCAATGTAGATACTATTGATGAAAAATTAGCCTCTAAAAAACTAAAAAATGGCGAACGCCTTAGAGGAGTTGTCGTGTTTTCATCCAATAATAGCGACGTTACACAAGCAAACATAGTTCAATTAACAGACAAATGTAAAAAAAATTAA
- a CDS encoding NAD(P)/FAD-dependent oxidoreductase, protein MVYLTRKKIAIIGTGISGLGAAMLLHPYHDITIYEKNSYIGGHSRTVEVMTKNGPISVDTGFIVFNKINYPLLTRLFEYLSVPVLKSNMSFSVSIDNGWLEYGTQNLYNIFTQKMNFFSPSFWKMLFDILKFNAYAKQYLGKDPSFTLENCLDNLKVGLWFRYYFLLAMGGAIWSVPLSEMLNFPACTFIRFFDNHGLLSVNDHLQWYTIKNGSNEYIKLIIDKFKERIRINHGVKQVWRDKDYVVIKDIHGNQENYHEVVFACHADHALAMIENPSGEEKEILSAFRYQSNRVVLHDDLSFMPKRKKCWASWVYLSENKNHSNPKVSVSYWMNNLQHLDTDQLLIVTLNPGHEPKNVYNDYIFEHPVFDAIAIKNQSKIENIQGRDRFWFCGAYQGYGFHEDGLCSAVKMAKHMGIESPW, encoded by the coding sequence TTGGTATATTTAACTCGAAAAAAAATTGCTATTATTGGAACTGGCATCTCTGGACTTGGAGCAGCCATGCTTTTGCATCCTTATCATGATATTACTATATACGAAAAAAATTCTTATATCGGTGGACATAGTCGTACTGTAGAAGTCATGACAAAAAATGGACCTATTTCCGTAGATACAGGTTTTATTGTATTCAACAAGATCAATTATCCTCTTCTTACTCGCCTTTTTGAGTATCTGTCGGTTCCGGTTTTAAAAAGCAATATGTCTTTTAGTGTAAGTATTGATAATGGTTGGCTCGAATATGGCACGCAAAATCTATATAATATTTTTACACAAAAAATGAATTTTTTCAGTCCGTCTTTTTGGAAAATGCTTTTTGATATTCTCAAGTTCAATGCGTATGCTAAGCAGTATCTTGGAAAAGATCCGTCCTTTACTTTAGAGAATTGCCTTGATAACTTAAAAGTGGGTCTGTGGTTTCGATATTATTTTCTTTTGGCTATGGGTGGTGCGATTTGGAGCGTACCACTTTCTGAAATGCTTAACTTTCCGGCTTGTACTTTTATACGTTTTTTTGATAATCATGGCCTTTTAAGCGTTAATGATCACCTGCAATGGTACACTATTAAAAATGGAAGTAATGAATATATAAAACTTATAATAGATAAATTTAAAGAACGTATCCGTATTAATCATGGAGTGAAACAAGTATGGCGTGACAAGGATTATGTCGTAATCAAAGATATTCATGGAAATCAGGAAAATTATCATGAGGTTGTTTTTGCTTGTCATGCTGATCATGCTCTTGCCATGATTGAGAACCCGAGCGGTGAAGAAAAAGAAATTCTTTCAGCGTTTCGATATCAGTCTAATCGCGTAGTTTTGCACGACGATCTTAGTTTTATGCCTAAACGAAAGAAGTGTTGGGCTAGTTGGGTTTATCTTTCAGAGAATAAAAATCATAGTAATCCAAAGGTCTCGGTTAGTTATTGGATGAATAATCTCCAGCATCTTGATACTGATCAGCTTTTAATTGTAACCTTAAATCCTGGGCATGAGCCCAAAAATGTTTACAATGATTATATATTTGAGCATCCGGTTTTTGATGCTATAGCAATAAAAAATCAATCAAAAATTGAAAATATACAGGGACGAGATCGATTTTGGTTTTGTGGCGCTTATCAAGGCTATGGATTCCATGAAGACGGTCTTTGCAGTGCAGTTAAAATGGCAAAGCATATGGGAATTGAGTCCCCATGGTGA
- a CDS encoding DUF1365 domain-containing protein, translating into MVIEPQIYTAKVMHKRLFPKKNVFYYNLYYLVLPLPAGSIPGRLVSFHAKDLGQRDGSDPAIWVRAILADYGLDRYIKDIILVTMPRVLGYVFNPISFYFCLDHDKILRSVLCEVHNTFGEQHSYLCANPDHVPISSEIWLEAKKVFHVSPFLERTGNYKFRFDLQNDKLGVWIDYYDAQKKKQLVTSLTGTFSPLNEKNLRYVFWRHPLVTLKAITFIHWQALRLFLKGVRYGSKPSQIVTKITTTRNLDKM; encoded by the coding sequence ATGGTGATCGAACCGCAGATTTATACTGCTAAAGTCATGCATAAGAGACTTTTCCCTAAAAAAAATGTTTTTTATTACAATCTGTATTATCTTGTGTTGCCACTTCCCGCCGGGTCAATTCCAGGGAGGCTAGTTAGTTTTCATGCTAAGGATCTAGGGCAGCGAGATGGCAGTGACCCTGCGATTTGGGTTAGAGCTATATTAGCTGATTATGGTCTGGATAGATATATTAAAGATATAATACTTGTCACTATGCCACGTGTTTTGGGTTATGTATTTAATCCTATCAGTTTTTATTTTTGTCTTGATCACGATAAAATCTTAAGATCTGTTTTATGTGAAGTTCATAATACCTTTGGAGAACAACACAGCTACTTGTGCGCCAATCCTGATCATGTCCCTATTAGTTCAGAAATATGGCTAGAAGCGAAGAAAGTTTTTCATGTCTCTCCCTTTTTAGAAAGGACAGGGAATTATAAGTTTCGTTTTGATTTACAGAACGACAAACTTGGGGTTTGGATTGATTATTATGATGCTCAGAAAAAAAAGCAGCTTGTCACATCTTTGACTGGAACATTTTCGCCTTTAAATGAAAAAAACCTACGCTATGTTTTTTGGCGCCATCCTTTAGTTACTCTTAAGGCAATTACGTTCATACATTGGCAGGCGTTGCGGCTCTTTCTAAAAGGGGTTCGTTATGGCTCCAAACCTTCCCAGATTGTGACAAAAATAACTACTACACGTAACCTTGACAAAATGTAA